One genomic window of Pseudomonadota bacterium includes the following:
- the pilM gene encoding type IV pilus assembly protein PilM, with translation MALEFLKKSDFIAKLGLKTVNDLIGIDIGTTSIKLCVLKKTKDGFKLENIAKRSYEQDLLSDGIIIDNTFIAQELKNLILENKIKSRDVACALSSYTVIIKRVNIPFLEEEAFENSINLEVESVIPFPLKDIYYSYYVMGVDEEKEDMMKVQIVAAKKEIVDGYITAFHMAGLDPQILDVDIFGVTNIIEQIYNPKDFSAVAVDIGASVTNIAIMKGENIEFTREILMGGKYITNQIEKSTKLSYTEAEEKKLTNDSLVSYLFEDFIFNISSEIKKTINFYIATKPKETIGKIYLTGGSSLLPGLKERIGEDNKIEVESINPFLFLNEEESTLHAYENLKEFIAIAIYLSSRVGDIAL, from the coding sequence ATGGCTTTAGAATTTTTAAAAAAATCAGATTTTATTGCCAAGCTTGGTTTAAAGACAGTAAATGATTTAATTGGTATAGATATAGGCACCACATCAATAAAACTCTGTGTCCTGAAGAAAACAAAAGATGGTTTTAAATTAGAAAACATTGCAAAAAGGTCATACGAACAAGACCTTTTGAGTGATGGTATCATTATAGATAATACCTTTATTGCACAAGAGCTAAAGAATTTAATTTTAGAAAACAAAATAAAGAGCAGAGACGTGGCTTGTGCGTTATCAAGCTATACAGTCATTATAAAAAGGGTGAATATACCCTTCCTTGAAGAAGAGGCATTTGAGAATAGTATTAATTTGGAAGTTGAATCTGTTATTCCTTTTCCGTTAAAGGATATTTATTATAGCTACTACGTTATGGGTGTTGATGAGGAAAAAGAAGATATGATGAAGGTACAAATTGTAGCCGCAAAGAAGGAAATTGTTGATGGATATATAACAGCATTTCATATGGCGGGCTTGGACCCACAGATACTGGATGTAGATATTTTTGGTGTTACTAATATAATAGAGCAAATATATAATCCCAAAGATTTTTCTGCAGTGGCTGTTGATATAGGGGCATCTGTGACAAATATAGCAATAATGAAGGGGGAAAATATAGAATTTACAAGGGAAATATTAATGGGAGGAAAGTATATTACCAATCAGATTGAAAAATCAACCAAGCTCTCATATACGGAAGCAGAGGAAAAGAAATTAACAAATGATAGCTTAGTTTCATACCTGTTTGAAGATTTTATATTTAATATTTCTTCTGAGATAAAAAAGACTATAAACTTTTATATTGCTACAAAACCAAAAGAGACCATTGGAAAAATATATCTCACAGGGGGTTCGTCCTTGCTTCCTGGATTAAAGGAAAGGATAGGGGAGGACAACAAGATAGAGGTAGAATCTATAAATCCATTTCTATTTTTGAATGAAGAGGAAAGCACATTACATGCCTACGAGAACCTTAAAGAATTTATAGCAATTGCGATATACCTCTCTTCAAGAGTTGGAGATATAGCGCTATGA